Sequence from the Pirellulales bacterium genome:
TGCCGCAGCATTAACGGCGTTGGATAAGCTGCTGGCAAACTGGCCCAGGTAGTGTGCAGCGCGCTGGCTTAAACACCATCGCCCGTCAGGGGCGGCGCGCCGCGGGCCCTGAGAACTTGGATGTACTCCGCGCCGATGAGAATAATGCTCACGGCGTAATAGCACCACAAGAGCACCGCTAAAAATGCTCCCACCACGCCGTAAGCGCTGGTGTATTTGCTGCGGGCAATAAAAATGGTGAGTAACTGGCGGCCAATTTCCCAGGCGGCGGCGGTGAGCAAGCCACCGTAGAAAGAATCGACCCAGCCGGCCGGCGATTTCGGCAACAGCCGGAACAGCAGCGTAAACACTCCGGCGTTGATGATTAAAGCCGCGGCAATTTGCAGCGCGTCGGACATCCAGCCGACCCAAGGCAACAGGTCGGAAGCCTGGGTTTCGACTGCGGCCAGGACCATTCCGATCAAAAACACAATGACCACCAGCAGGCCGAGTGCTAACAGCAACAAGAACGCCCGGCCGCGCTGAATGACTAGCGCCAGCGCGTGGGCCAGCAAGCTTTTCGATTGCCCCGCCGGATCGCCGTTGATGCGGTCCATGGCCGAATCTAGCTGGGCAAATGCCGCCAGCGCGGTAATGATCATCGTGGCCAACCCGAGCGGGCCATTGATGATCGATCGGTTTTGCACGGCCGTGAGCGCACTAGCCACGTACTCTTTCAGGGCCGGTGAAACATTTTGGGCGATCGCTTCCAACACGGTCTGTCGCGCGTCTTGGCCGGAATGGGTATGCTCCAAAAACCAACCCAGGCCGGCGATCAGCACCAGCAGAAGCGGAAAGAACGACAACCCCAAGTAATACGCGGTGGCCGCGGCCATCAGCGGACCGTCGTCTGCAAACCAGCGCTCGATGGCGCGGCGAACATCGAGAACAAATTGGACCACGGCGCGTACCATGCGTTCAAAATCCGCTCTCCGAGCCACCAGCGATCTTTGTTGTTCCCCAGCCACAGCGTACCAGCATGCGGCGATAGATGGGATGGAAATTCACGTGCAAGATATGTGCCGGAGATCGTGAATGAAGCGCCGCCTGGTCAAGACGGCGGTGAATGCTTATTGCGGCGTGCATTGGCACGGACAGCACGGCTGCGTAACGACCGGCGCACAGGCGGGCGATTGAACCACGGTGGGCGTCACCACCGGCGCGGCCGCCGGGGCTGTGTAATAAGTTGCTGGCGGAGCCGCCGGCTGGGTGTAGCAAACCGGCGGGGCCGGATTGTAAGAAGAATTGAACCACCGGCAGCAACATCCTGAACCCACGACCAGCCACATTAACACGAATAACACTAGCAGCGTCCGTTCGTTGCCAACAAAACGTTTCATGCCGACACACCTTTGCGGGAAAAGAAGACTTACGGACCGTACAACATGAGCATGCGAAAGAGAATTGCGACCGGGAATTATGCGAATCAGCGGAGGGATATGGCAAAATCGATCCCAGATTGGAGCGGATCAATCTTGCCGGAGATAAGCGAGTGGGTGCCGCCTGTTTTCCGTGAGCGGCAAAGGGTAGGGGGGCGCGCCAGCCCACGTCAAGAGCAAATTCCAGCCCAGGGTGAATGCTAGCGACGGTGACGTGGCGGGTGCTTCTAGACGAACGCAATCAAACGGCACTGGCCCTGCTAAACGCCCTGGCCCAAACGCCCGGCCGGAGTTTCGGAGCGCAATTGTGCAATCATTTCTCGGGTGGCAGCTTCGACCGCTTCCTGCCAGCGTGATGGACCGAAGCCAGCATACTCCCGGCGCTGGTGCGCAAAAATAATGCCGCGGGAATTATTCACAATTGCGCCCAGGCCGTCGGCATCGAAGCCGGCGACCACGTCTTTCGCAGTTCCCCCCTGGCTGCCATAGCCGGGAATCAGCAGCCACGCATGCGGCATGGCGGCCCGCAGTTCGGCGAGTTGCTCAGGATATGTTGCCCCCACCACGGCGCCGACGCTGCCGTAGGAGGCGGGCGATTTTTGCCGGCCATTGGATGCCGCATCACTGGCTTGGCGGCTGGGCGAAGCAATCTCAGCCGCCGATTGTTGCTCCACGAACTCGGCCACCTGGCGGTATACCGGTTGGCCGTCGCAAAGCAAATCTTGAAATTGGCCGCCGCCAGGATTCGATGTTTTCACCAACACAAATAGCCCGCCACCTTGCTCTCGCGCCGCCGAAACGAATGGCATCAGGCTGTCTTCGCCCAAATAAGGGCTGACGGTAAGCGCATCGGCGGGCCACGGAGCCGACGGGCCAAAGTAAGCCGAAGCATAAGCCGCCGCGGTGCTGCCAATATCGCTGCGCTTGGCATCGACGATGACCAACAGTTCCCGCTTTCGCGCATGGGCAATCACTTGCGCCAGCGACATCAATCCCGGCGGTCCAAGCTGTTCGAAAAACGCCACCTGCGGCTTGACCGCGGGAACGAGCGGCGCCACCACATCGATTACCCGGCGACAAAACTCGGCGAAGGCTGCCGCCTGCTGGACCGGTTCATTCTCGCCATGAAGTGCGGAGGGTTGCCGCAAACTTTCCGGCAGCGATTGCCAGCGCGGATCGAGCCCCACCACCACGGGCGTTTGCTTTAATTGGACCGCCGCGGCAAGTCGTTGAGCAAAGGAAAGCATCGAAGATGCAATATAACCCATCCGTCGAAGGCCAAACAGGACAGGCCGGCAGCCGATAGTATCCAAATTTGAAGGCAGCCTGTCCCAGGCAATGGACATCGCCGCATGCTGCCTCTAGCAGGCCGGGATGCGAAAAATGATAATACGCAGGCATCGCTCTGCCGGCAAACGTAAATATGGTCAACGAGAAAGCAACGTTGGAAGCACCGCCGCAAAAACCGGTGCGGGTAGCAATGTGGTCCGGGCCGCGAAATATTTCCACGGCCATGATGCGCTCCTGGGGGAACCGGCCCGATACGTTTGTCTGCGATGAGCCCTTGTATGCGTTCTATTTGAACGCTACCCACAAGCCACACCCCATGGCGGCCGAAGTAATTGCCAGCCAACCGACCGATTGGCGCGAAGTGGTGCGCTGGCTGACAGGCGAAATCCCGCAGGGGAAGGCGGTGTTTTTCCAAAAGCACATGGCCCATCACTTACTGCCGGAAATCGATCGCCGCTGGCTGAGCCAGGTCTGCAACTGCTTTCTGATCCGGCATCCGGCCGAAGTCATTACCTCGTATTTGGCCAAAAATGTGACGCCCGAGCTGGAAGATTTGGGCTTTACCCAGCAACAGGAAATTTTCGAGCGCATTCAAGATCAAACCGGAAGGGCGCCGCCGGTGCTGGATGCAAAAGACGTGCAGCAAAATCCGCGGCGGGTACTAAGCAAGCTATGCGAAATTTTGCATATCCCCTTTTACGAATCGATGCTCTCTTGGCCGCCGGGCTCCCGGCCCACCGATGGCGTGTGGGCCCAACATTGGTATCCGGAAGTCGAGAAATCGACGTCATTTCGGCCGTATCAGCCCAAGGCGACCGAGGCGCCGGCGGCCTTCCAAGAAATTTATGACCGCTGCCTGGAAAGTTATGATATTTTACACGCCCATCGGTTACAATAATTGAGCTACCAGCCCCGGGGGGGGATGTGGAAGCACCGACTGGTGGAAGGTCTGCGCGCTTCGCTGCATTGGAAACGCCAAACCGTCGATTTCCTTTTGTTTCCATCGCTTT
This genomic interval carries:
- a CDS encoding YihY/virulence factor BrkB family protein, producing the protein MVQFVLDVRRAIERWFADDGPLMAAATAYYLGLSFFPLLLVLIAGLGWFLEHTHSGQDARQTVLEAIAQNVSPALKEYVASALTAVQNRSIINGPLGLATMIITALAAFAQLDSAMDRINGDPAGQSKSLLAHALALVIQRGRAFLLLLALGLLVVIVFLIGMVLAAVETQASDLLPWVGWMSDALQIAAALIINAGVFTLLFRLLPKSPAGWVDSFYGGLLTAAAWEIGRQLLTIFIARSKYTSAYGVVGAFLAVLLWCYYAVSIILIGAEYIQVLRARGAPPLTGDGV
- the pyrF gene encoding orotidine-5'-phosphate decarboxylase; the encoded protein is MLSFAQRLAAAVQLKQTPVVVGLDPRWQSLPESLRQPSALHGENEPVQQAAAFAEFCRRVIDVVAPLVPAVKPQVAFFEQLGPPGLMSLAQVIAHARKRELLVIVDAKRSDIGSTAAAYASAYFGPSAPWPADALTVSPYLGEDSLMPFVSAAREQGGGLFVLVKTSNPGGGQFQDLLCDGQPVYRQVAEFVEQQSAAEIASPSRQASDAASNGRQKSPASYGSVGAVVGATYPEQLAELRAAMPHAWLLIPGYGSQGGTAKDVVAGFDADGLGAIVNNSRGIIFAHQRREYAGFGPSRWQEAVEAATREMIAQLRSETPAGRLGQGV